A single window of Gossypium hirsutum isolate 1008001.06 chromosome A10, Gossypium_hirsutum_v2.1, whole genome shotgun sequence DNA harbors:
- the LOC107895520 gene encoding uncharacterized protein, giving the protein MSPFKLFYKKPCHFPVELEHRAYWVVTQLNMDWKAAGNRRLLELNEIEEFRAQVYENAKIYNEKTKYWHNKRIMPQKFELGQHVLLFNSRLKLFPGKLKSRWSSPFEVAKVYPYGVVDVKDMHTGVTIKVNKKCLKQYGGAHVDGDNKSINL; this is encoded by the coding sequence ATGTCACCATTCAAGCTCTTCTACAAAAAACCATGTCATTTTCCGGTTGAGTTAGAGCACAGGGCATATTGGGTTGTGACACAATTGAACATGGATTGGAAAGCTGCTGGCAATAGAAGATTGCTTGAGTTAAATGAGATAGAAGAATTTAGGGCACAAGTGTATGAGAATGCTAAAATTTATAACGAGAAGACCAAGTACTGGCATAATAAGAGAATTATGCCACAAAAATTTGAACTAGGACAACATGTGTTGTTATTCAACTCAAGGTTGAAACTATTCCCTGGCAAACTAAAATCCCGCTGGTCAAGTCCCTTTGAAGTAGCCAAAGTTTACCCTTATGGAGTAGTTGACGTCAAGGATATGCATACGGGGGTCACAATTAAAGTCAACAAAAAATGCTTAAAACAATACGGAGGTGCTCATGTGGATGGAGACAATAAGTCCATTAACCTCTGA